One genomic region from Anaerolineae bacterium encodes:
- a CDS encoding response regulator, translating to MADKLQILIVEDDHDLADMLTAYLDVQGYTVLTASQGEQALTLAARHDPDLVILDIHLPDIDGYEVCRRLRSHHPTQDTPIIFLTEKRDRVDRLQGLELGVVDYITKPFDIQELRLRIRNTLRRAAQRPSLNRVTGLPEGAVVDEQLAALLPQRGWGVLCITLGGLEDFRERYGFVTADDALRAVSLMVRNAVQEGGAETDFVGHLGPSDLVIVVDAGRLAGLRTRIEARLLETLPYFYPLAERQQTSLTLQSGVLPPGAGPFADVAALKKAILLARRPLSRPPQSR from the coding sequence GTGGCCGACAAATTGCAGATCCTGATCGTCGAGGATGATCACGACCTGGCCGACATGCTAACGGCCTACCTGGATGTGCAGGGCTACACCGTCCTGACCGCTTCCCAGGGGGAGCAGGCCCTGACGCTAGCCGCCCGCCACGATCCCGATCTGGTCATCCTGGACATCCACCTGCCCGATATCGACGGCTACGAGGTTTGCCGCCGCCTGCGCTCTCACCACCCCACACAGGACACCCCGATCATCTTCCTGACAGAGAAGCGTGACCGTGTGGACAGGCTGCAGGGCCTGGAATTGGGAGTAGTCGATTACATTACCAAGCCCTTTGATATCCAGGAACTGCGTCTGCGCATCCGCAACACGTTACGCCGCGCCGCCCAGCGGCCATCGCTCAACCGCGTCACCGGCCTGCCGGAAGGCGCAGTGGTGGATGAACAGCTGGCCGCGCTGCTGCCACAACGCGGCTGGGGCGTTCTATGCATCACCCTGGGCGGGCTGGAAGACTTCCGCGAACGCTACGGCTTTGTGACCGCCGATGATGCGCTGCGTGCTGTCAGCCTGATGGTGCGTAATGCGGTGCAGGAAGGCGGCGCGGAGACCGACTTCGTCGGGCATCTGGGGCCATCCGATCTGGTGATCGTGGTCGATGCGGGGCGGCTGGCCGGCCTGCGCACCCGGATCGAGGCCCGGCTCCTGGAGACTCTGCCCTACTTTTACCCGCTGGCCGAGCGCCAGCAGACCAGCCTGACCCTCCAGAGTGGCGTCCTGCCGCCCGGCGCAGGCCCCTTCGCGGATGTTGCCGCCCTCAAGAAAGCTATCCTGCTGGCGCGGCGACCGCTGAGCCGCCCGCCGCAGAGCCGCTAG
- a CDS encoding ATP-binding cassette domain-containing protein: MTPILETHALTRRFDRLVAVNALTLAVEEGQIFGLLGPNGAGKSTAIKMMTTLLPPTSGDAWIAGYSVTRDAGQVRRLIGYVPQMLSADGTLTGYENLLIMAKLYDIPRQEREQRVRDALAFMGLEEAADKLVRTYSGGMIRRLEFAQSMLHRPRVLFLDEPTVGLDPGARRAVWELVRRYSAEHRTTILLTTHLMEEADALCDRIAIMHLGNVVASGTPAELKASIGGNGATLDDVFIYYSGSSLDSGGTYRDTSRTRRTARRLG; this comes from the coding sequence ATGACCCCCATTCTGGAAACGCATGCCCTGACCCGCCGCTTTGACCGGTTGGTTGCTGTGAACGCGCTGACGCTGGCGGTGGAGGAGGGCCAGATCTTTGGCCTGCTGGGGCCGAATGGTGCGGGCAAGAGCACGGCGATCAAGATGATGACCACCTTGCTCCCGCCCACCTCCGGCGACGCCTGGATCGCCGGTTACAGCGTCACGCGGGACGCCGGGCAGGTTCGCCGCCTGATCGGTTACGTGCCGCAGATGCTTTCTGCCGATGGCACCCTGACCGGCTATGAGAACCTGCTGATCATGGCCAAGCTGTACGACATCCCCCGCCAGGAGCGTGAGCAGCGTGTCCGCGATGCGCTGGCCTTCATGGGCCTGGAGGAAGCCGCCGACAAGCTGGTGCGCACCTACTCCGGCGGTATGATCCGGCGGCTGGAGTTCGCCCAGTCGATGCTGCATCGTCCGCGTGTGTTGTTCCTGGACGAGCCAACCGTCGGTCTGGACCCCGGCGCGCGCCGCGCTGTGTGGGAGCTGGTACGCCGCTACAGTGCGGAGCACCGCACGACTATCCTCCTGACCACCCATCTGATGGAGGAGGCCGACGCCCTGTGCGACCGGATCGCGATTATGCACCTGGGCAATGTGGTGGCTTCCGGCACGCCGGCGGAACTCAAGGCGTCGATCGGCGGCAATGGGGCCACCCTGGACGATGTGTTTATCTACTATTCCGGCAGTAGCCTGGATTCGGGAGGCACTTACCGTGACACTTCACGAACACGACGCACCGCGCGCCGGCTGGGATAG
- the mscL gene encoding large conductance mechanosensitive channel protein MscL, which translates to MFEEFKEFAMRGNVIDLAVGVIIGAAFGKIVSSLVNDIIMPPIGLLLGGIDFSNLFINLSSTPYASLAAAQEAGAPTINYGLFINNVIDFLIVAFVIFLVVRWFNSLSKKPEAPATPTTKECPYCYTQIAIKATRCPNCTSQLEQTS; encoded by the coding sequence ATGTTTGAGGAATTCAAAGAATTTGCCATGCGCGGCAACGTGATCGACCTGGCCGTCGGCGTGATCATTGGCGCGGCCTTCGGCAAGATCGTCAGCTCGCTGGTCAACGACATCATCATGCCACCCATCGGCCTGCTGCTCGGCGGGATCGACTTCTCCAACCTGTTCATCAATCTCTCCAGCACGCCCTACGCATCGCTGGCCGCCGCCCAGGAGGCCGGAGCGCCGACGATCAACTACGGTCTGTTCATCAACAACGTGATCGACTTCCTGATCGTCGCTTTTGTGATCTTCCTGGTCGTGCGCTGGTTCAACAGCCTCTCCAAGAAGCCGGAAGCGCCCGCCACCCCGACCACCAAGGAATGCCCGTATTGCTACACCCAGATCGCGATCAAGGCCACGCGCTGTCCCAACTGCACTTCGCAACTGGAGCAGACCTCCTGA
- a CDS encoding MarR family transcriptional regulator: MKPLENESDLPLVEACAAQVMDTVPLIMRVIRAEMRRHRAPDLSVPQFRALLHISRRPGASLSDVAEHLGLSLPSVSKLVDRLVARGLVIRQSAADDRRRVTLALTEAGRATLQEAVRFTRARLLEDLAMLPAEECAVVVQAMTILRRIFITETEAQETQ; this comes from the coding sequence ATGAAACCATTAGAGAATGAAAGCGATCTACCGCTGGTGGAAGCCTGCGCCGCGCAGGTGATGGATACCGTCCCGCTGATCATGCGCGTGATCCGCGCGGAGATGCGCCGTCACCGCGCGCCTGATCTCTCCGTCCCGCAGTTTCGCGCCCTGCTGCATATCAGCCGGCGGCCCGGCGCGTCGCTCTCGGACGTGGCCGAGCATCTGGGCCTGAGCCTGCCCTCGGTCTCCAAGCTGGTTGACCGGCTGGTGGCGCGCGGTCTGGTGATCCGCCAGAGCGCCGCTGATGACCGGCGGCGCGTCACCCTGGCCCTGACGGAAGCCGGGCGGGCGACCCTGCAGGAGGCTGTGCGGTTCACGCGGGCGCGTCTGCTGGAGGACCTGGCGATGCTGCCAGCGGAGGAATGCGCCGTTGTCGTGCAGGCCATGACGATCCTGCGCCGGATATTCATCACGGAGACAGAAGCCCAGGAAACACAATGA
- a CDS encoding sigma-70 family RNA polymerase sigma factor, with amino-acid sequence MKPADLEMLVERARRGDTEAVAALYSLHAPAIFRYIAYRVPTEADAEDLTAEVFLRMVEGLPAYRSEGVPFEAWLYRIAAARVADFYRRAGRHGQTELFESLPDEAPLPEDRLEERHEIAALKRALGRLSEEQQTILLLRFVERKSHREVAAILGKSENAIKTLQYRALNRLAGLLGLAHKERHYLRGDDDDPSS; translated from the coding sequence ATGAAGCCTGCTGACCTGGAGATGCTTGTCGAGCGCGCCCGCAGGGGCGATACAGAAGCCGTGGCGGCCCTTTACAGCCTCCATGCGCCGGCGATCTTCCGTTACATCGCCTACCGTGTCCCGACGGAGGCGGACGCGGAAGACCTGACGGCGGAGGTCTTCCTGCGCATGGTGGAAGGGTTGCCAGCTTACCGGTCAGAAGGGGTCCCCTTTGAGGCCTGGTTGTACCGTATTGCAGCAGCGCGGGTGGCCGATTTCTACCGCCGGGCTGGCCGTCATGGCCAGACCGAGTTGTTCGAGAGCCTGCCGGATGAGGCGCCCCTGCCGGAAGATCGGCTGGAGGAGCGCCACGAGATCGCCGCGCTGAAGCGGGCGCTGGGGCGCTTGTCGGAGGAGCAGCAGACAATCCTGCTGCTACGCTTTGTGGAGCGTAAGAGCCACCGGGAGGTTGCGGCCATCCTGGGCAAAAGTGAGAACGCGATCAAGACGCTGCAGTACCGGGCGCTGAACCGCCTGGCCGGGTTGCTGGGCCTGGCCCACAAAGAGCGCCACTATTTGCGAGGCGACGATGACGATCCCTCGTCATGA
- a CDS encoding ABC transporter permease gives MCLSTIPAVAWIREALTVTLHEHDAPRAGWDSPVALQPGNALGAVSGFVRKTLVIAELEARKLRHDPTELFTRAVQPALWLLVFGQVFERTRAIPTGDVRYIDFMAPGILAQSVLFIAIFSGITVIWERDLGIVHKFLVSPTPRTALVLGKALSAGVRALTQAVIIYLLALLIGVRLHWHPLALLGVLVAIVLGAAAFSTFSLIIACLVKTRERFMGIGQLLTMPLFFASNAIYPISIMPDWLKVLATINPLSYEVDVLRTLMLGQPVTASLALDFVVLLAVAILLVLIGARLYPRVVV, from the coding sequence ATGTGTTTATCTACTATTCCGGCAGTAGCCTGGATTCGGGAGGCACTTACCGTGACACTTCACGAACACGACGCACCGCGCGCCGGCTGGGATAGTCCGGTTGCCCTGCAGCCCGGCAACGCGCTGGGCGCTGTCAGCGGCTTTGTGCGGAAGACGCTGGTCATCGCCGAACTGGAAGCGCGCAAGCTACGCCACGACCCGACCGAACTGTTCACACGGGCGGTGCAACCGGCGCTGTGGCTGTTGGTGTTCGGGCAGGTGTTCGAGCGGACACGGGCCATCCCGACCGGAGATGTGCGCTACATCGACTTCATGGCGCCGGGCATCCTGGCCCAGAGTGTGCTGTTTATCGCCATCTTCAGCGGGATCACGGTCATCTGGGAGCGCGACCTGGGGATCGTGCACAAGTTCTTGGTCAGCCCGACCCCACGCACGGCGCTGGTGCTGGGCAAGGCGCTCTCGGCGGGTGTGCGCGCACTGACCCAGGCGGTCATCATCTACCTGCTGGCCCTGCTGATCGGCGTGCGGCTGCACTGGCATCCGCTGGCTCTGCTGGGCGTGCTGGTGGCGATCGTGCTGGGGGCGGCGGCTTTTTCCACCTTCTCGCTGATCATTGCCTGTCTGGTCAAGACACGCGAGCGCTTCATGGGCATCGGCCAGTTGTTGACGATGCCGCTGTTCTTTGCCAGCAACGCCATTTACCCGATCAGCATCATGCCCGACTGGCTCAAGGTGCTGGCCACAATCAACCCGCTCTCCTATGAGGTGGATGTGCTGCGCACGCTGATGCTTGGCCAGCCGGTCACGGCCAGCCTGGCGCTGGATTTTGTTGTGCTGCTGGCCGTAGCGATTCTGTTGGTGCTGATCGGGGCACGGCTGTACCCCCGTGTGGTGGTCTAG
- a CDS encoding DUF2892 domain-containing protein, whose translation MEGFFKFMASTNGRIVRVIVGLILIAIGWLAVTGAASWILAIIGLVPLLAGIFDFCVFAPLAGLSFKGAEIRAKK comes from the coding sequence ATGGAAGGGTTCTTCAAGTTCATGGCCAGCACCAATGGCCGTATTGTGCGCGTCATCGTTGGGCTGATCCTGATTGCGATCGGCTGGCTGGCGGTCACCGGGGCCGCTTCGTGGATCCTCGCCATCATCGGCCTGGTGCCGTTGCTGGCGGGAATCTTCGACTTCTGCGTGTTCGCCCCGCTGGCCGGACTGTCCTTCAAGGGGGCTGAAATCCGCGCCAAGAAGTAA
- a CDS encoding PIG-L family deacetylase, whose protein sequence is MSTSDSRLMAVTQPLTGVLGVFAHPDDETIMAGGTLAMLHACGVPTHIACATRGEGGERGEPPVVPDQAALGPVREAELRCAAEALGVTSLILLGYVDPVVGPNAELGPFAADFDELTARVADLIAGCRARVVLAHGPDGEYGHPAHRLIYQAVLAAVREHAPATLFYSVAASVPGVEDHLWNASRTAHLVLDISPWAEAKIAAMLCHRSQHALFKRRRGLARVEEALRRLESFHREWPPAGDNLPDDDFAALLRATGAVAPPLFAHQKDEPR, encoded by the coding sequence ATGTCAACTTCGGATAGCCGCCTGATGGCAGTGACACAGCCCCTGACTGGCGTCCTGGGCGTCTTTGCCCATCCGGACGACGAGACGATCATGGCTGGCGGCACGCTGGCCATGCTTCACGCCTGCGGTGTGCCCACGCATATCGCCTGCGCCACCCGCGGCGAAGGCGGCGAGCGCGGCGAGCCGCCGGTCGTGCCCGATCAGGCTGCGCTCGGCCCGGTTCGCGAGGCCGAGTTGCGCTGCGCCGCGGAAGCGCTGGGTGTGACTTCGCTCATATTGCTCGGCTACGTCGATCCGGTCGTCGGGCCGAACGCCGAGCTTGGCCCCTTTGCCGCTGATTTCGACGAATTGACCGCCCGGGTTGCCGATCTGATTGCTGGCTGCCGGGCGCGTGTTGTCCTGGCGCATGGCCCTGATGGGGAATACGGCCATCCGGCCCACCGTCTGATCTATCAGGCGGTCCTGGCCGCTGTCCGCGAGCACGCCCCGGCGACGCTATTCTATTCGGTGGCGGCCAGTGTGCCGGGAGTCGAGGATCACCTGTGGAATGCCAGCCGCACCGCGCATCTGGTGCTGGATATCAGTCCCTGGGCGGAGGCCAAGATTGCCGCAATGCTGTGTCATCGCTCCCAGCACGCCCTGTTCAAGCGGCGGCGCGGCCTGGCGCGGGTGGAAGAGGCTCTGCGCCGCCTGGAATCGTTTCACCGGGAATGGCCGCCCGCCGGAGATAACCTGCCGGACGATGACTTTGCCGCTCTGTTGCGCGCCACCGGCGCTGTAGCGCCGCCGCTTTTTGCCCACCAGAAGGACGAACCACGATGA
- a CDS encoding EthD family reductase produces MIKLTILYREPADPEAFEAFYTANLALMERIPGVIRRQVNHIYGAPEGQPVFYRALELYFPDRDALDKGMRSEAGVQAGRHLMAHAAQLAEVFFSEVYEEAGGSTPEALPSSSAG; encoded by the coding sequence ATGATCAAGCTCACCATCCTCTACCGCGAACCGGCGGACCCGGAGGCGTTTGAAGCATTCTACACGGCGAACCTGGCCCTGATGGAGCGCATCCCCGGCGTCATCCGCCGGCAGGTGAACCATATTTATGGCGCGCCGGAGGGTCAGCCGGTCTTCTACCGGGCGCTGGAGCTGTACTTCCCTGACCGGGACGCGCTGGACAAAGGCATGCGCTCGGAAGCGGGCGTGCAGGCCGGGCGGCACCTGATGGCCCACGCCGCGCAACTGGCCGAGGTTTTCTTCTCCGAGGTCTACGAGGAAGCTGGCGGTTCGACGCCAGAAGCCCTGCCGTCATCATCCGCCGGTTAA
- a CDS encoding acyltransferase — MPDQLPEHLTDVPGVLSPLALRAAWEMPWKARNEIARLVILPWVRLQFALTGVRWGRGWRLYGAPILQIHRRARLTIGDRLNLRSTVRSNPLGPSHPVILSARRAGAQITIGDDFGMTGGVIVAEERITIGARVIVGANSAIVDTDFHPLDARRRQTDPSAGATAPIVIEDDVFIGMECLILKGAHIGAGSVIGARSVVTGVIPPGVIAAGNPARVLRRLTDGEAVVREV, encoded by the coding sequence ATGCCCGACCAGTTGCCTGAACACCTGACAGACGTGCCGGGGGTGCTTTCCCCGCTAGCCCTGCGTGCCGCCTGGGAGATGCCCTGGAAGGCCCGCAATGAGATCGCCCGCCTGGTCATCCTGCCCTGGGTGCGGCTGCAGTTTGCCCTGACCGGAGTCCGCTGGGGACGCGGCTGGCGGCTGTACGGCGCGCCGATCCTGCAGATTCATCGCCGGGCGCGTCTGACCATCGGCGACCGGCTCAACCTGCGTTCCACGGTACGTAGCAATCCGCTCGGCCCCTCCCATCCGGTGATCCTCAGCGCCCGCCGCGCCGGGGCGCAGATCACCATCGGCGATGACTTCGGCATGACCGGTGGCGTGATCGTGGCCGAGGAACGGATCACGATCGGCGCGCGGGTGATCGTCGGGGCCAACAGCGCCATCGTTGACACCGACTTCCACCCGCTGGACGCCCGCCGCCGCCAGACTGATCCCAGCGCCGGGGCTACCGCGCCGATCGTCATCGAGGATGATGTGTTCATCGGGATGGAGTGCCTGATCCTCAAAGGGGCGCACATCGGCGCGGGCAGCGTGATCGGCGCGCGCAGCGTGGTCACCGGTGTCATCCCACCGGGCGTGATCGCGGCTGGCAATCCGGCTCGTGTCCTGCGCCGCCTGACTGATGGCGAAGCCGTTGTGCGTGAGGTGTAG
- a CDS encoding aminotransferase class V-fold PLP-dependent enzyme codes for MTDKLTRIRAQLPAVQDKAFLNAGWYGPLPDVAAEAIRASIEAEHAHGRPIMSHIQAIREDKEALRREFAALLNAPLEGVALTHHTTDGMNIVTLGFNWQPGDEVATTNLEHEAGLFPLYIIQQRYGVRINIADVGVGEEPLEAIAAILTPRTRLLSISHVSYSSGARFPLEEVIALAHARGVPVLVDGAQSVGVFPVDVTALNVDYYAAPGQKWLCGPEGVGALYIRPDRMAELQPTYPNFNTIQTHDWRGDFTLTPTAVRYETGTIYPAVLAGMRASLRWFQEEVGPAWAYARIAHIAAYARRRLASLPGVRLITPEKRQASLVNFLPVGWSAAQMAGLVAELDRRGFIIRSISHAPYCVRVSCGFYNTEAEIDGLCDALAEVLAAGPEAVTIPDWAVQYNLSMEPVY; via the coding sequence ATGACCGATAAACTCACCCGGATCCGCGCCCAGCTTCCCGCCGTCCAGGATAAAGCCTTCCTCAACGCGGGCTGGTATGGCCCCCTGCCAGATGTGGCTGCTGAGGCCATCCGGGCCAGCATCGAGGCTGAGCATGCCCATGGCCGCCCGATCATGAGCCACATCCAGGCGATCCGGGAGGATAAAGAGGCGCTGCGCCGGGAGTTTGCTGCCCTGCTCAACGCCCCGCTGGAAGGTGTCGCCCTCACTCATCACACCACCGATGGCATGAACATCGTCACGCTGGGCTTCAACTGGCAACCGGGCGATGAGGTAGCCACGACCAACCTTGAACACGAAGCCGGTCTCTTCCCGCTGTACATTATTCAGCAACGTTATGGCGTCAGGATCAACATCGCCGATGTGGGCGTTGGAGAGGAGCCGTTGGAGGCCATCGCCGCCATCCTGACGCCACGCACGCGCCTGCTCTCGATCAGCCACGTCTCCTATAGCTCCGGGGCGCGCTTCCCGCTGGAGGAGGTGATCGCCCTGGCTCACGCCCGTGGCGTCCCGGTGCTGGTGGATGGGGCGCAGTCGGTGGGCGTGTTCCCCGTCGATGTGACCGCGCTGAATGTAGATTACTATGCCGCGCCGGGGCAAAAGTGGCTGTGCGGGCCGGAAGGCGTCGGAGCGCTGTATATCCGCCCGGACCGCATGGCCGAACTGCAACCGACTTACCCGAACTTCAACACCATCCAGACGCACGACTGGCGGGGCGACTTCACTCTGACCCCGACTGCCGTCCGCTACGAGACGGGCACGATCTACCCGGCGGTGCTGGCCGGGATGCGCGCCAGCCTGCGCTGGTTCCAGGAGGAAGTCGGGCCGGCATGGGCTTATGCCCGCATTGCCCATATCGCTGCCTATGCGCGCCGCCGGCTGGCCAGCCTGCCCGGCGTGCGGCTGATCACCCCGGAAAAACGCCAGGCGTCGCTGGTCAACTTCCTGCCGGTGGGCTGGTCGGCAGCGCAGATGGCCGGGCTGGTGGCCGAACTGGATCGGCGCGGCTTCATCATCCGCAGCATCAGCCATGCGCCTTACTGCGTGCGTGTTTCCTGCGGCTTCTACAATACCGAAGCCGAGATCGATGGCCTGTGCGACGCGCTGGCCGAAGTGTTGGCCGCCGGGCCGGAAGCGGTGACTATCCCGGACTGGGCGGTGCAGTACAACCTGTCGATGGAGCCGGTCTACTGA
- a CDS encoding LysE family transporter, translating into MLPLLLQGISFGYAAGVTPGPLQIFLVMQTLQYGWRHAIWLILSPLLSDGPIVALILLVLQQASDGLLRAVGLAGGAFVLYLAWGLWKQLRRGDFNPVPVGAASAATPASPWAALRKAVTINMLGPGPWLFWGTAMGPVVIAAWRESRPSAILFVAGFYGTFLLVMAAQVLLVQQARRLGTGVVRTALWIGLGAMILFAGRLWWSALVP; encoded by the coding sequence ATGCTCCCGCTGCTCCTGCAGGGTATCAGTTTTGGCTATGCCGCCGGGGTGACGCCCGGCCCGCTGCAAATCTTCCTGGTGATGCAGACTTTACAGTACGGCTGGCGGCACGCCATCTGGTTGATCCTCTCCCCCCTGTTGAGTGACGGTCCGATCGTTGCCCTGATCCTGCTGGTGTTGCAGCAGGCCAGTGACGGCCTGCTGCGGGCAGTCGGATTGGCTGGCGGAGCGTTCGTGCTCTACCTGGCCTGGGGCCTGTGGAAACAGTTGCGCCGCGGCGACTTCAACCCCGTCCCCGTCGGTGCAGCGTCCGCCGCCACCCCGGCCAGCCCCTGGGCGGCGCTGCGCAAGGCGGTGACCATCAACATGCTCGGCCCCGGCCCCTGGCTGTTCTGGGGGACGGCAATGGGGCCGGTGGTCATCGCCGCCTGGCGGGAGTCACGGCCCTCGGCGATCCTGTTTGTGGCCGGGTTCTATGGCACGTTCCTGCTGGTGATGGCTGCTCAGGTGTTGCTTGTGCAACAGGCGCGGCGGCTGGGCACGGGCGTGGTACGCACCGCACTCTGGATCGGGCTGGGGGCGATGATCCTCTTCGCCGGGCGGTTGTGGTGGAGTGCCCTGGTACCCTAA
- a CDS encoding 4-vinyl reductase has product MPIDKKSGLYYPNKIARIYIEAMEDVMGVNGLNAVLNLAGLGQYIGNYPPDNLNREFDFAEFTALNAGLEEMYGPRGGRGLALRAGRACFSQGLKNFGALAGVGDMAFKVLPLQAKLKMGLPAMAAIFSQFSDQKSDVEEYDDHFKYYIRDVCPVCFNRTTDKPLCHAAVGLLQEGLRWVSGGHEFRVYESDCIAKGDQHCVFVIYKEPIT; this is encoded by the coding sequence GTGCCGATTGATAAGAAGAGCGGCCTGTATTACCCGAACAAGATCGCCCGCATCTACATCGAAGCGATGGAAGATGTCATGGGGGTCAACGGGTTGAATGCGGTGCTGAACCTGGCCGGCCTGGGTCAATACATTGGCAATTATCCCCCGGACAACCTCAACAGAGAGTTCGATTTCGCCGAATTTACCGCGCTCAATGCCGGACTGGAAGAGATGTACGGCCCCCGCGGCGGGCGCGGTCTGGCCCTGCGGGCAGGGCGCGCCTGCTTCAGCCAGGGCCTCAAGAACTTCGGCGCGCTGGCCGGTGTCGGCGACATGGCTTTCAAGGTGCTCCCTCTGCAGGCCAAGCTCAAGATGGGCCTGCCAGCCATGGCCGCCATCTTCAGCCAGTTCAGCGACCAGAAAAGCGACGTGGAAGAGTACGACGATCACTTTAAGTACTACATCCGCGATGTCTGCCCTGTCTGCTTCAACCGCACCACCGACAAACCGCTGTGCCATGCCGCGGTCGGCCTGCTGCAGGAAGGGCTGCGCTGGGTGAGCGGTGGCCACGAGTTCCGCGTTTACGAAAGCGACTGCATCGCCAAAGGCGATCAACACTGCGTCTTCGTCATCTACAAAGAGCCAATTACCTAG
- a CDS encoding 6-phospho-beta-glucosidase — protein sequence MKVTVIGGGSTYTPELVSGFIRYHDSFPITELALMDIDAERLEVVGGFARRMVAARGEPFAVTLHTDRRAAVAGAAYVTTQLRVGHMAARREDEYLGRRWGLVGQETTGIGGFAKALRTIPVLLALAEEMRTAAPGAPLINFTNPSGLVTQALRTYAPDIVSIGLCNIPIGYRMRVARQFDVAPERVEIDMLGLNHLTWFRGAKVDGEDVWPAVFQQYLSEQETSSDPSIPPYLMRAQGMVPSYYLRYFYRAPHVIRQQQEQWPPSRAEQVMAIEEALLAKYADPTLTEPPPELEKRGGAYYSTAAVLLLRSLRGGDGMTHVVNVPHAGAVPGWPEDWVLELPCRVDREGPHPLPAEPLPEPMAGMIHQIKSYELLTAKAAVTGDRDAALLALVTHPLGPDADRAPAVLDDLLRTHAAYLPQFA from the coding sequence ATGAAAGTTACGGTCATCGGCGGGGGCAGCACCTACACGCCGGAGCTGGTCTCCGGTTTCATCCGCTATCACGACTCATTTCCGATCACCGAGCTGGCGCTGATGGACATCGATGCTGAACGGCTGGAGGTGGTCGGCGGCTTTGCCCGGCGGATGGTCGCCGCCAGAGGGGAACCGTTCGCCGTCACCCTGCACACTGACCGCCGGGCGGCGGTAGCCGGCGCGGCCTACGTGACCACCCAGTTGCGTGTCGGGCATATGGCTGCCCGCCGCGAGGACGAGTATCTGGGTCGCCGCTGGGGGCTGGTCGGGCAGGAAACGACCGGCATCGGCGGCTTTGCCAAGGCCCTGCGCACGATCCCGGTTCTGCTGGCCCTGGCAGAGGAAATGCGCACTGCCGCGCCGGGTGCACCGCTGATCAACTTCACCAACCCCTCCGGCCTGGTGACCCAGGCCCTGCGCACCTACGCCCCGGATATCGTCAGCATCGGCCTGTGCAACATCCCGATCGGCTACCGGATGCGCGTCGCCCGCCAGTTTGATGTCGCGCCGGAGCGCGTCGAGATCGACATGCTCGGCCTTAACCATCTGACCTGGTTCCGGGGGGCGAAAGTTGACGGCGAGGATGTCTGGCCGGCTGTCTTCCAGCAGTACCTGAGCGAGCAGGAGACCAGCAGCGATCCCAGCATCCCACCGTACCTCATGCGCGCTCAGGGGATGGTGCCCAGCTACTACCTCAGGTACTTCTATCGCGCACCGCATGTCATCCGCCAGCAGCAGGAGCAATGGCCGCCCAGCCGCGCCGAACAGGTCATGGCCATCGAGGAGGCCCTGCTGGCGAAATATGCCGACCCAACGTTGACCGAGCCGCCGCCTGAACTGGAAAAGCGCGGTGGGGCTTACTACTCGACGGCGGCGGTGTTGCTGCTACGTTCCCTGCGCGGTGGCGACGGCATGACCCATGTCGTCAATGTGCCCCACGCAGGGGCCGTCCCCGGCTGGCCGGAGGACTGGGTGCTGGAACTGCCGTGCCGTGTCGACAGGGAGGGGCCGCATCCGCTCCCGGCGGAACCGCTGCCGGAGCCGATGGCGGGGATGATCCACCAGATCAAGAGCTACGAGCTGCTGACGGCGAAGGCTGCCGTGACCGGCGACCGTGACGCGGCCCTGCTGGCCCTGGTGACGCATCCGCTTGGCCCGGACGCCGACCGCGCTCCCGCCGTGCTGGACGACCTGTTACGGACTCACGCCGCTTACCTGCCGCAATTCGCATGA